In Chitinophaga sp. HK235, a single window of DNA contains:
- a CDS encoding NRAMP family divalent metal transporter, which translates to MSKQKSSAIMGAAFLMATSAIGPGFLTQTTVFTWQLGAAFGFVVLISILLDIGAQLNIWRVLAITERRAQDLANDLLPGLGYLLAALVVLGGLAFNIGNIGGCGLGIQVITGMDTTYGALLSCGIALFVFWIKEMGYMLDQFTRWLGLLMVLLTIYIAVSSHPPLGEAMRQTVWPSVIDTKTIVTLVGGTVGGYISFAGAHRLLDAGINGTRQLHLVNRSAVSGIVITGIMRTVLFLATLGVVAKGITLDSSNPPASVFRIVAGMAGYRFFGVVMWSAAITSVVGAAYTSVSFLKTFHPLIPVYERWIISFFIVFSTIIFIFVRNPVRLLITAGALNGLILPVALAVILIATVKKKLMGTYKYPVWMQVAGWCVVLTMGWLSAVTLMEWIK; encoded by the coding sequence GTGAGTAAACAAAAATCTTCCGCCATCATGGGCGCCGCTTTCCTGATGGCCACCTCCGCTATCGGGCCGGGTTTCCTGACACAAACCACTGTCTTCACCTGGCAGCTGGGCGCTGCATTCGGCTTCGTGGTGCTGATATCCATCTTACTGGATATCGGCGCACAACTCAATATATGGCGTGTGCTGGCTATCACAGAACGTCGTGCGCAGGACCTCGCCAATGACCTGCTGCCGGGACTGGGTTACCTGCTGGCCGCACTGGTAGTACTTGGCGGACTGGCGTTCAACATCGGTAATATAGGTGGATGCGGACTGGGTATACAAGTAATCACAGGCATGGATACGACTTATGGCGCACTACTCAGCTGTGGTATTGCATTGTTCGTTTTCTGGATAAAGGAGATGGGATATATGCTCGATCAGTTTACCCGTTGGCTGGGGTTATTGATGGTATTATTGACGATCTACATCGCCGTCAGCTCCCATCCCCCGCTCGGAGAGGCCATGCGGCAAACCGTTTGGCCCTCTGTTATTGATACAAAAACGATCGTTACGTTGGTAGGCGGAACCGTTGGCGGCTACATCAGTTTTGCCGGCGCACACCGGCTGCTGGATGCAGGCATCAATGGAACCCGGCAATTACATCTGGTCAACAGGAGCGCCGTCAGCGGTATCGTTATCACCGGTATTATGCGTACCGTGCTATTCCTTGCCACACTGGGCGTAGTAGCCAAAGGTATTACGCTGGACAGCAGCAACCCGCCGGCTTCCGTATTCCGCATAGTCGCCGGCATGGCAGGCTATCGGTTTTTCGGGGTGGTTATGTGGAGCGCAGCTATTACTTCTGTTGTAGGCGCCGCTTATACCTCTGTATCTTTTCTCAAAACATTTCATCCACTGATACCAGTATATGAACGCTGGATAATATCTTTCTTTATTGTTTTCTCCACCATCATCTTTATTTTCGTTAGAAACCCGGTGCGGCTCTTAATTACAGCCGGTGCATTAAATGGTCTTATCTTACCGGTAGCATTGGCGGTCATATTGATAGCCACGGTAAAAAAGAAACTGATGGGTACCTACAAGTATCCGGTATGGATGCAGGTGGCAGGGTGGTGCGTGGTTCTCACTATGGGATGGCTGAGCGCTGTAACACTGATGGAATGGATAAAGTAA
- a CDS encoding tetratricopeptide repeat protein — MPAITVMILISMGMFALPTCDTKEKNFRRDTAVINRQIYQNDSLLAGADSSRLDSLLRSAQKIVARSQEIGFPGGEGGGNMLIGSIYFRKSNKDSARPAFQKAIAIYFRHHMTADLGPSYAKLADTYDVYTGERNQRISYYEEAVKYYGLSGKKLEQANILQQIGDYCIIDEDYLKAQRVLQNAIDIYNQLHFPHQQGAYYMLCQVFTALGNYKKAIEFGQKAVAIAHNVKDTSLQVCTIYNILGIPLLYTNQFDSAAVCFEKALLIAKHHKDEASEHIVVRNLADAYVKGGRFAVCIKLLDNYTTAYPHLNRQQRNAINFFALDAHTGSGNYKEAGKYFNALQQSIPKDATDPYELYSFLPMMRYKLAIRDFNDARKEAISLVEAHLQVWGETDDGKRLALAQKVYADNIRFIDPGAVLNGPAAVSDFISGLLKENPGFQFQIVKPIETHHNMAILYWKFGPPSKPDTITGQDIFTLSNGLIISLLAFVDGTTK; from the coding sequence ATGCCGGCCATTACAGTGATGATACTGATATCAATGGGCATGTTCGCATTACCTACATGCGATACCAAAGAAAAAAATTTTCGTAGGGATACCGCAGTTATAAATCGTCAAATCTACCAGAACGACAGCCTCCTGGCAGGTGCAGACAGTTCCAGGCTTGATAGCTTGCTCCGATCCGCGCAAAAAATAGTGGCCCGCAGTCAGGAGATAGGATTCCCCGGGGGTGAAGGTGGCGGCAATATGCTAATCGGCAGTATTTATTTTCGTAAAAGCAATAAGGACAGTGCCAGACCTGCCTTTCAAAAGGCAATTGCGATTTATTTCCGTCATCACATGACTGCCGACCTTGGCCCTTCCTACGCTAAGCTGGCAGATACTTACGATGTGTATACCGGGGAAAGAAACCAAAGGATATCTTATTACGAAGAAGCCGTAAAATACTATGGTCTTAGTGGCAAAAAGCTGGAGCAGGCAAACATTCTCCAGCAAATTGGTGATTATTGTATCATTGATGAAGACTACCTAAAGGCACAGCGGGTACTTCAAAACGCCATAGACATCTACAATCAACTACATTTCCCTCATCAGCAGGGCGCCTACTACATGCTTTGCCAGGTGTTTACCGCCCTCGGGAATTATAAAAAGGCAATTGAATTTGGGCAGAAAGCTGTTGCGATTGCGCATAATGTCAAAGATACCTCCCTTCAGGTTTGCACCATCTATAATATACTGGGCATCCCTTTGTTGTATACCAATCAATTCGACAGTGCCGCTGTATGTTTTGAAAAGGCGCTGTTAATTGCCAAACATCATAAAGACGAAGCATCGGAGCATATCGTTGTGCGTAACCTGGCAGACGCTTATGTGAAAGGCGGACGGTTCGCCGTATGCATTAAACTGCTGGATAACTATACCACAGCGTATCCTCATCTTAATCGTCAACAACGTAACGCCATTAACTTCTTTGCATTGGATGCCCATACCGGCAGCGGCAATTATAAGGAGGCCGGTAAATATTTCAATGCCTTGCAACAGTCGATTCCAAAGGATGCCACAGACCCTTATGAGTTATACTCTTTTCTCCCCATGATGCGCTACAAACTGGCGATCCGGGATTTCAACGACGCCCGTAAAGAAGCAATATCCCTGGTAGAAGCCCATCTGCAGGTATGGGGTGAAACAGATGACGGAAAGCGTCTCGCTTTGGCACAGAAAGTTTATGCGGATAATATTCGTTTTATTGACCCCGGAGCAGTTTTAAATGGGCCGGCAGCAGTAAGTGATTTTATCAGTGGGCTGTTAAAAGAAAACCCCGGATTTCAGTTCCAGATAGTAAAGCCGATAGAAACACATCATAATATGGCGATTCTTTACTGGAAGTTTGGACCGCCCTCCAAACCGGATACCATTACCGGACAAGACATATTTACTTTAAGCAACGGCCTGATCATTTCCCTACTGGCTTTTGTAGACGGGACTACAAAATAA
- a CDS encoding 5-oxoprolinase subunit PxpA, which yields MNYIDLNCDMGEGLDNDAAIMPFISSANIACGYHAGNTDTMKKTVLLATEHQVAIGAHPGFADRENFGRREQQLSDPALYDLVCTQIYALQIICRAHGVQLHHVKPHGALYNMAARIPAMAQIIAKAVKDVDNRLRLFGLSNSLLISAAAAAGLKTVSEVFADRTYQDDGSLTARSQPGAMIESETLAVKQVLQMVTRQEVTVQSGKIIPLKAETICIHGDGAHALEYARAIHAALLHHHLTIQHP from the coding sequence ATGAATTATATTGATCTTAATTGTGACATGGGCGAAGGGCTGGACAATGACGCAGCTATCATGCCCTTTATCTCCAGTGCCAACATTGCCTGTGGCTATCATGCCGGCAATACAGACACCATGAAGAAAACCGTGCTGCTGGCAACGGAACATCAGGTAGCCATAGGAGCGCATCCCGGATTTGCAGACCGGGAGAACTTCGGACGCAGGGAACAACAGCTTTCAGATCCGGCGCTTTATGACCTGGTGTGCACGCAGATATATGCCCTGCAGATCATCTGCCGCGCCCATGGTGTGCAGCTGCATCATGTAAAGCCACATGGCGCACTGTATAATATGGCCGCCCGTATACCAGCGATGGCGCAAATCATTGCAAAAGCCGTAAAGGATGTCGATAACCGTTTACGTCTCTTCGGACTGAGTAACAGTTTATTGATCAGTGCAGCGGCAGCAGCCGGACTGAAGACCGTCAGCGAAGTATTTGCCGACAGAACATACCAGGATGACGGTTCGCTGACGGCCCGCTCACAACCGGGCGCTATGATTGAAAGTGAAACGCTGGCAGTTAAACAGGTATTACAGATGGTCACCCGGCAGGAGGTGACCGTGCAGTCCGGGAAAATTATTCCGCTGAAAGCAGAGACCATCTGCATACACGGAGATGGTGCGCATGCACTGGAATATGCCCGCGCCATACATGCAGCCTTACTTCATCATCATTTAACTATCCAACATCCGTGA